The Benincasa hispida cultivar B227 chromosome 11, ASM972705v1, whole genome shotgun sequence genome has a segment encoding these proteins:
- the LOC120091942 gene encoding S-locus-specific glycoprotein S6-like, which translates to MDPFSQTLIAFNLVFCLIRSVAASDSLTVQNPYLRDGFSLVSRNGNFELGFFSPGLLGDRYLGIWFKNRRGPTSVWVANRENPINGSSGVLVMNITTGNLTLYGHNTTDVVWSARLLRKVPNGVLQLLDNGNLVLRDGDVENPQNYSWQSFDYPTDTLLPGMKLGWDLRNNINRRLSAWKNLNDPSPGSFTWRMELHEYPETVVWNGSKKYFRHGPWNGVTISS; encoded by the coding sequence ATGGACCCTTTCTCTCAAACACTAATCGCATTTAACTTGGTTTTTTGTCTCATCAGGTCTGTAGCTGCAAGTGATTCCTTAACTGTTCAAAACCCATATCTCAGAGATGGCTTTAGTCTGGTCTCCAGAAATGGAAACTTCGAATTGGGTTTCTTCAGTCCTGGTCTTTTGGGTGATCGTTACTTGGGAATTTGGTTCAAGAATCGGCGAGGTCCGACCTCTGTTTGGGTTGCAAACAGGGAAAACCCCATTAACGGCTCGTCTGGTGTATTGGTAATGAACATTACTACAGGAAATCTTACACTCTATGGCCATAATACCACGGACGTTGTTTGGTCTGCCAGGTTACTGAGAAAAGTCCCCAATGGGGTTTTGCAGTTATTGGACAATGGAAATCTTGTGCTGAGAGATGGGGATGTTGAAAATCCCCAAAACTACTCCTGGCAGAGCTTCGATTACCCCACTGACACTCTCTTGCCAGGAATGAAGTTAGGTTGGGACTTGAGAAATAACATTAATAGAAGATTGTCTGCTTGGAAAAATCTCAATGACCCAtctcctgggagcttcacttgGAGGATGGAGCTTCATGAATATCCTGAGACTGTTGTGTGGAATGGCTCTAAAAAATATTTCAGGCATGGCCCATGGAACGGCGTGACAATCAGTAGCTAG